From Brassica oleracea var. oleracea cultivar TO1000 chromosome C3, BOL, whole genome shotgun sequence, a single genomic window includes:
- the LOC106335310 gene encoding cyclic pyranopterin monophosphate synthase, mitochondrial, with translation MRRCLSKLTPRQMGFTNSNSFLAGSKNITTTSNAAQVDQTKHSSVSDMLVDSFGRFHTYLRISLTERCNLRCQYCMPSEGVELTPKPQLLSQSEIVRLAGLFVSSGVNKIRLTGGEPTVRKDIEEICMQLSSLKGLKNLAITTNGITLARKLPKLKECGLDSINISLDTLVPAKFEFLTRRKGHERVMQSIDSAIALGYNPVKVNCVVMRGLNDDEICDFVELTRDKPINVRFIEFMPFDGNVWNVKKLVSYAEMMDKVVKRFPSIKRVQDHPTETAKNFTIDGHCGSVSFITSMTEHFCSGCNRLRLLADGNFKVCLFGPSEVSLRDPIRSGADDETLREITGAAVKRKKAAHAGMLDIAKTANRPMIHIGG, from the exons ATGAGGAGGTGCCTTTCCAAACTCACCCCCCGGCAAATGGGTTTCACGAATTCGAACTCTTTCTTG GCTGGGTCGAAAAACATTACTACTACAAGCAATGCAGCTCAAGTTGATCAGACAAAACACAGCTCTGTCTCAGACATGTTGGTTGATTCATTTGGTCGGTTTCACACCTACTTGAGAATCTCCTTGACAGAGCGTTGTAACCTCAGGTGTCAGTACTGCATGCCCTCTGAAGGCGTGGAGCTTACTCCTAAGCCTCAGTTGCTCTCACAGTCCGAGATCGTTAGGTTGGCTGGTCTCTTCGTTTCTTCTGGGGTTAACAAGATTAGGCTGACCGGTGGCGAGCCTACGGTGAGGAAAGATATCGAAGAGATTTGTATGCAGTTGTCTAGCTTAAAAGGGTTGAAGAATCTGGCTATTACTACCAATGGCATCACTCTTGCTAGGAAGCTGCCAAAGCTTAAAGAATGTGGGCTTGATTCCATAAACATCAGTTTGGATACTCTTGTCCCTGCAAAGTTTGAGTTTCTGACTAGACGTAAAGGGCACGAGAGGGTTATGCAGTCTATTGATTCCGCTATTGCTCTTGGTTACAATCCTGTGAAG GTCAACTGTGTTGTCATGAGGGGATTGAATGATGATGAGATTTGTGATTTTGTGGAGCTGACTAGAGATAAGCCTATCAACGTCCGGTTCATAGAGTTTATGCCCTTTGATGGAAATGTTTGGAATGTAAAGAAACTTGTGTCTTATGCTGAAATGATGGATAAAGTG GTAAAGCGCTTTCCGAGTATAAAACGTGTCCAAGATCACCCTACTGAAACAGCTAAGAACTTTACCATCGATGGGCATTGCGGTTCTGTGTCTTTCATCACATCTATGACAGAACACTTCTGTTCTGGCTGCAATAGATTGAGGTTACTTGCAGATGGGAACTTCAAAGTATGCTTGTTCGGTCCTTCAGAG GTTAGTTTGAGAGATCCTATCCGGTCTGGTGCTGATGACGAAACGCTAAGGGAAATTACAGGCGCTGCT GTGAAGAGGAAGAAAGCCGCACACGCTGGAATGCTTGACATTGCCAAGACAGCTAATAGACCAATGATACACATTGGTGGCTAA